The Amycolatopsis jiangsuensis nucleotide sequence CCGAGAACGCCCGGAAACAGGGTCCGGAGACCACTGGACCCGGGTCCCTCCCCGGGGGCGCCGATGACCGGTAGGCCACCGGCCACCGACGACGAGCGCACGCCGCGCCAACCGCCATCACAGATCAGCGAGGAATCCTGGGCCTACTGGCGCCCCATCGTCGCGGCGATGGAACCGATGACCCACGAACAACTTGCCGACGTCGCCGCGATCCTGCGCCGCATCCAGGCACGACACGACTCGACGGGCACCGACATTTCCGGATAGGCACAGCGATGACCAGCCCCTACGATCACCACGTCGGGTTGCCGGACCCCAAAGTCGGCAACCCGACGTTTGTGTCACCTGTTGGCGTTCACGAGCGACACAACTGCAGTGACCAGCAAGCCAATGACGCCGATACCCGCCAGTACGTACCCAGCGAGAGCGATGAGTCCGCCGCCTATGTCAGCTCCCTGACCGAGCGACCCAATGTGGGTCACCTGGGACCCGTAAAACACGATGAGCAAGACAGCGCCAACAGCGAACGTGATAAGAAACGCGCGCCTGAAGAGCCGTATAGCCGACCTCGGATCGTTCATCGCGTAATCCCTCCACATCTTACGATCACCACGTCAGGTTGCCGGATCCGCCATATCAGCATGCCAACGTTGGTGTGTCAGGGCACCTCTGGCGGAGGCAGCGGCCGGAGGCGGTTCCTGTCGAACGACCGTTTCCCGGTGCGGTCAGCCGGAGACACCATCATCCGGTCCCGCCCCAACGCACGCGTGAGCATCGCCCGCCGCTCGGCGATATCGCCGGTCTCCCACTCATCGGCCAGCGTCTGAGCCGACGCAGCCTCAGTCGGCCCCGCCGGGCCTTGCGCAGTCAAGGCAAACCGCTCCGCACTCAACCGCGCCAGATCAGTCGCCAACGGTTCGTTCGCGACGTCGAACGCGTCCAGCGAGATACGGCGCGCCCCCAACCGCTCCGACAGCGCCTGCTGTAACCCCTCAATCTGCGTAATCTCCGCCCGCACCTCACCCAGCCGGTCGCTGGTCCGCGACTGCAATGCCGACACCTCGCGTGCGTGCTGCTCGTCCAAGAGACGCGCCACGGTGAACGCCAGCAACTCCCGATCGACGGCGCGTCCGTCGATGAACACCGTGCCGCACCCCCGCCGCTGCTTGGGGCAGAAGTACTGGTAGCGCCACTGCCCATCCTCGGGGTAGGTCGCTTCCTTATTGTTGCGGGCGCTCAACTTCCGGCCGCACACCGCGCACCGCAGAATCCCGGTCCCCACATGCGCCTTGCCCGCGACCCGTCCCCGCTTACGGCCCGCATACAGCGCCTGCACCCGCTCGAACGTCCGCTGGTCCAACACCGGTACGCCCGGCAACCGGCCCGCAACCGCACCGTGATGGACGATGAACCCGCCCAGCGCCTGCCGTTTCATGATCGCCGTGGCAGTGTCCGCAGTGAATTCCAGGCCGTTCACCGACCGCAAACCGCGCCCGTTCCACAGATCGGCCACCTTCTGCGCCGACCCATCCTCGGACAACAGCAACTCCGCCCCGTCCCGAATCGCAGCGCGTTCCCGCTCGACCTGCTCACCCGCCACCTGGGGCCGATCCGCATTCGTCTCGTCTGGCCCCGGCACCCACCGCGTGTCACGGCCCGGGAACCCGAACCGACGCTGACCACCGGTGTCCTTACCTTGCTCTCGATACGTCGCGAACCGTCGCTTGAGCCGCCGTGAGGTGTCATCCGAGGAGCGGGCCGCGTGCGCGACCTCGATCCGCAGAATGAACCGGTCGTCCGGGTCGGCCAAGTCCCGCTCACCATGCGCGGAATACACCTTGAACCCGCGCTCACCCAACTCGATCAACGTTTCCAGGTCGCGCGGCTGCCGGAACAGGCGGTCGGTATGCCAGACCACAATCCCGTCCGACTCACCCGACTCCACCCGCTCCAACAGCCGCTCCCACCCCGGCCGCCGAACCCCCCGCTTCCACGCGGACAGCCCGTCCTTCAACTCCACACCCAGACAGGCCCCCACCCGCGTGATCACCGTGCGGTTGTCCGCCCACTGAGTGTCGATCTTCTCCAGCTCACCCGTCTCCGGCACCTTCGACAACCGACCATACGAGTCCAACAACTTGGCTGCCGCCGGCCCTGACCTGCACTAACCTCGTCGCTGCCACCCATGACAACCACAGTAGGTAAACAAGACTGGTGTCGCCAAGGACCCCTTCACTGCCCGCCGCAGGGGAGCAGCGCGGTTGACAGCGCCGCCATCGGTGTCGTTGAATACCTCGCACATCTGATGCAAAACGTTTTGCGTCCGGCTCGGCTCGAGGAGGTGGTGCGCAATGGCGGGCACCGGGGAGCGGTCGAGCATCCAGAGCGTCGCCGACGCCGCCGGGGTCAGTCCGACCACCGTGTCGCACGCGCTCAGCGGCAAACGCGCCGTCTCGCCCCGGACGCGGGAGCGGATCTTCGCGGCCATCGAGGCGCAGAACTACCGTCCCAACATGGTCGCCAAGGGCCTGCGCAGCCGGCGGACCCAGTCGGTCGCGCTGCTGCTCGTCGACATCGCGAACCCGTACTACCCGGCGGTCGCGCGGGCGATCCACGACGTGCTGGCGGCCGAGGGGTACGTCTCCTTCATCGGCAACACCGACGGCGACGCCGACACCGAACGCAAGCTCCTCGAAGAAATGGTGGCGCGCGGGGTGGACGGCGTGGTGATGCAGCCGGTCGCGTTGTCCGCCGCGGAGGTGCGGGAGATCGCCGGCCCGGAGACCGCGCTGGTGATCACCACGACCGAGGCGGGCGAGATGCCCGCCGACGCGGTGCTGACCGACGACGTCCGCGGGCTCACCGAAGCGGTCACGCACCTCGCGGACCAAGGCGTGCACGAACTCGGCTTCATCGGCGGGTTCCCGGGGGCCTCGGCGGGACCGCTGCGGGTCGACACGTTCGAGGCGGCCATCGGCGGCGCCTCGGTGCCGGAGGGGTGGATCGAGCATGCGACGTTCACCCGCGAAGGCGGCGAAGCCGCGGCCGCCCGGCTGCTGGCGCTCCCCCACCGCCCGCGCGCCATCCTGTGCGCCAACGATTTGATCGCGATCGGCGCGGTGGAGGCCACGCGGGCAGCCGGCCTGCGCGTGCCCGAGGACGTTGCGATCGTCGGGTTCGACGACATCGACACCGCGAGCCTCGTGAGCCCGGCCCTGACCACTGTCGTCAACCCCGCGGCCGCAGTCGGGGACGCCTGCGCCCGCACCATCCTGTGGCGGGTCGAGCACGGCCCCGGCGCGCCGTACCGAAAAACCGTCCTGCCCACGCACCTGGTCGTCCGGCAGTCCGCCTGAGGACGGCACGGAGCGCGGGCCGATACCTCACACCCCGACGCAAATCGTTTTGTACACCGTTGGAGGGAAGCGAACCCCATGACTCGGACCTCATCGCGTTCCACTGTGGAGCTGACGGAGGCCTACCGGCACAGCACGTTCGACGCCTTGCGCCCGAAGGATCTCCTCGCCGACGAAGTGGCACAGCGCCGCGAGAGCGGTTACGACGTCGATGACGTCGTACGCGCGGCGAACGCCACAGACCCGGAAGACCGGGCGGCGGTACTGGCGCTCGTCGACCGCATGGCCGACGCCACCCGCTCGGCGGACTGGCCATACGAGGAACCGGAGACGCTCGAAGACATCCGCGCAGCCGCCGGCACTCCGCGTGTGACCGCCCCGGATCGGGACCGCTACCGCGACCAGGTGCACGCAGCCTGGCTCGGGCGCATCGCCGGCTGCAATCTCGGCAAGCCGGTGGAATCGGGCGATCACTGGACCGTGGACCGGATCCGGGACTACCTCCAGCGCACCGATTCCTATCCGCTGAGCGACTACTTCCTCGCGCTCGACCCGATGCCCCAGGGCTTCGAATTCCGGGAGAACTGGCCGGAAACCACCCGGGGCCGGGTCGACGGTTCGGCACGCGACGACGACATCGACTACGCGATCCTCGCACTGCACCTGCTGGAAACCCACGGCCGCGCGCTGCGGCCCGAGCAGGTCGGGCAGGCGTGGACCTCGCTGTTCCCGGTGGAGCAGGTCTACACCGCCGAACGGGCGGCCTACCTCAACCTGGTCAACGGCCTGCGAGTGCCGGAGGTGGCGCGCTTCCGCAATCCGTACCGGGAGTGGATCGGCGCGCAGATCCGCGGCGACGTCTTCGGGTACGTCAACCCCGGCGATCCGTGGGCCGCGGCCGGGCTGGCCTACCAGGACGCCACGCTTTCCCACACCGGCAACGGAATCTACGGGGAGATGTGGGCCGCCGCGCTGGTCGCGAGCGCGTTCACCGCGACCGGCGCAGCCGAGGCGATCGACGCGTCGCTCACCGTCGTCCCGCAGGGTTCCCGGCTGCACGAGGCGATCAGCCACGTGGTGCGGCTGCATGCCGAGGGCGCGACATGGGAAGCCACCCTGGAGGAAATCCACGCCGCCTACGGGCACTACGCGTGGATTCACACTGTCAACAACGCCGCTGCGGTCACCGCGGCGCTGTTGTGGGGCGACGGCGACTACACCAGCGCCGTCGGCAAGGTCGTGATGAGCGGCTGGGACACCGACTCCAACGGCGCGACCACCGGTTCGGTGGCGGGCATCCTCGCGGGCACCGCCGCCCTGCCCGCGCACCTGATCGAACCGCTGCACGACCGCACCCGGTCGGCGCTGTTCGGCTTCGACAACTCGGTCATCTCGGAGCTGGCCGAACGCACCACCCGCTTCGCCCCCTTCGCCTGACCCCGGGCGGGCCCGGGCTCCGGGTCCCCGCCGGTCCCCTCGATCAACGGAGATGAGGATGGCTGGAATCACCCGTCGCCGGTTCCTCGGAGCCGGGGGCGCGCTCGGGCTCACCGCGGCACTCGCCGCGTGCGGGTCCACCGCCCCCGGCGGCGCCGACGATGTCCTCACGATCTGGAACAACCTGGACAACGCCCAGCAGAACGACTACTTCCGCACCCATTTCGCCGAGGCCTACCGCGGCCGGTACCCGGTCCGGTTCACCGCGAAGTCGGGCGGCACCATCGACCGGCTCATCCAGACCGCGCTCGCGGCCGGATCGGGCCCGTCGATCATCGTCACGCCCGGCCCGTCCAGCTTCGTGTCCGCCTACTACTCGGCCGGGTACCTGGCCGACCTCGGGCCCTACGAACGGGAATACGGCTGGGCGGACGTGTTCGCGCCATGGGCGCTCGCCGCGTCCCGCGTCGGGGGAAAGCTCGTCACCCTGCCGACCTCGTACGAGAGCATGGTGCTCTACACCAATCCGGCCACAGTGGACCGGATCGGCCGGCCAGTGCCCAGCACCCGCGAGGAGTTCGAGGACTTCTGCACCGAAGCGAAGGGCAAGGGCTACGTCCCGGTCGCCGCGGGCAACGCCGACTACAAGGGCGCCAACGAATGGTTCGTCGGAGTGGCGCTCAACCACGGCGCCGGCCCGGAGGCGGTCTACTCGGCACTGACCGGCGAGACGAAATGGACCGATCCGGTGTTCGTCGAGGCGATCGACCGGCTGGCCTCGTACTTCAAGAAGGGCTGGTTCGGCGGAGACGTCGGGATGTACTTCACGAACAGCTTCCCGGCCATTTACCAGCAGCTCGCGTCCGGCAAGGCGGCCGCGATGATCTCCGGCACCTGGGAGTTCGCGAATCTCACGCCGTACTTCGGGGCAGCGGCGGGAAACGACGCCACCTGGCAGTGGTCCACCGTGCCCTCGCTCGGCGAAGGCGTCCCGAAGGTGGTGTGGGACCTCGCGGTCGGCCAGTCCGCTGGGGTGAACACCAACTTCCGCGACACCGATGCCGCGGCCGGCTACCTGAACTTCCTCACCACGGACCGGAAGACGATCGTCGAAGGCGTCGAACGGATGAACTTCGAACCGGCCCCGATCCGGCTGGGCGCCGGCGACTTCTCCCAGCGCGCCGATCCCCGGATCGTGGACCTGTACTCCCGGCTGTCGGCGGCGAAGTCCGTCGGCTACACCACCTGGACGTTCTTCCCCCAGCGAACCGAGACCTACCTGATCAACTACTTCGAGAACGTGATCACCGGACGGCTGAGCGCGCGCGAGTACTGCGAGGGCATCGCCTCGCGCTTCGACACCGAACGGGCCGAAGGCCGGGTGCCGACCGCGCCGAAGCCCGGTGGGGAGCTCTGATGACCGAATCCACCCTCGTCGCCCCCTCCCAGCGCCGGGCCGCCCCGGCACCACGGCGCGGCCGCCTGTGGGGGAAGCTGCGTGACCGCCGGATCTCCGGCTGGCTGTTCCTGTTGCCGCTGCTGCTGTTCAACCTCGTCGTCGTCCTGGTGCCCAGTGGGTTCTCGATCTGGTACTCCTTCACCGACTGGACCGGCATCAGCGGCAAGGCGAACTTCATCGGCTTCGGCAACTACGCGAGCCTCGTACGGGACCCGGAGTTCGTGCAGGGACTCGTGCACAACATCCTGTGGACGCTGTTCTTCCTCATCGTCCCCATGGTGATGGGCCTGTTCGGCGCCTACGCGCTGTCCCGGATCACCCGCTTCCGGCTGCTGCTGCGCACGCTCTACTTCATCCCCTACATCGTCGCCAGCGTGGTGAACTCCTCGATCTGGCGCAGCATCCTGGACCCGCAGAACGGGCTCGGCGACCTGCTGGGCATCAACCCGCTCGGCGATCCGGACCTCGCACTGTGGACAGTGGAGTTCGTCAACAACTGGGCGTGGTGGGGCTTTCTGGTCGTGGTCTTCTTCGCGGCCATGCAGGGCGTGGACCGCAGTCTCTACGAAGCGGCCACTGTGGACGGTGCCGGTGCGGTCCGGCAGTTCTTCTCGGTCACGCTGCCCTCCATCGGCCCGACCTTCGCCTTTCTCGGGCTGATGACGATCATCTGGTCGTTTCTGGCCTTCGACTACGTCTTCATCCTCACCCAGGGCGGCCCTGCCGGTTCGACGGATCTGCTCTCCACTGTCGCCTACCGGGACGCCTTCACCAACCTCCAAGGCGGTTACGCCTCCGCAGTCGGCGTCGTGATGGCGCTCATCAGCGGCGTCGTCGTCACCGGGTACCTGATCATCCGCAAAGTGAGGAAGTGGGAAACATGAGCACCACCGCAGCTCCCGCTTCGCCGTGGCTCGGCCCCCGCGGGCGGTTCGTCCTGGGCCGTACCACCGTGTACGTCGTGCTGACCGCGCTCGCGATCTTCGCGGTCGGGCCCATCGTGCTGTTCTTCTTCAACGCCCTCAAGACCGACAGCCAGTACGCCGAGGGCGCGCTGGGCCTGCCGAAGACGTGGGAGTGGGGCAACTTCACGACCGCATGGACGCAGGCCAACATGGGCGCCGGGCTGGTGAACTCGCTCGTCGTCGTGGCCGGCACCATCGTGCTCACCTGCGCCGTGGCCGCGTGCGCCGCCTATGCGCTGGCCCGGATCAAGGTCCGCGGCGGGTCGGCGTTCATGACCTACCTGCTCGTGGCGAGCGCCCTGCCGTCGCAGCTGTTCCTGATCCCGCTGTTCTACCTGTGGGCGAAGGCCGGGCTCTACGACACCCGGTTCGGGCTGATCCTGATCTACTGCGGGCTGTTCTCGCCGTTCGCGACGCTGCTGCTGCGGTCGTTCATGCTCGGGCTCCCGCGTGAGCTGGAGGAGGCCGCCCGGGTCGACGGGGCCGGCGAACTGCGAGTGTTCCTCCGGATCGTGCTGCCGAACGTCCTTCCCGGCCTGCTCACCGTCGCGCTGACCACCGGACTGTCGGCCTACAACGAGTTCCTGTTCGCGGTCACGATGATCCAGTCGGACACGGCGATGCCGCTGTCGACGACGTTCTTCACCTTCCAGCAGGGGTTCACGCAGAACTTCACGCTCATCAGCGCGGCCGGGTTCATCATGATCGCGCCGATGCTGGTGCTGTTCCTGCTGCTGCAGCGGCGGTTCATCAGCGGACTGGCGAATTCCGGCATGGGCGGGATGTGACCGCGCCCGCCACCCGGTCAGCCGGCGGTGACCGATGTCCTCGGCCCCGTCCGATGCTGTTCGCCTTCGCACCGGATCCTTACCGCTGCGGCGGATTCGCCGGGAGGCTTTCCGGCCGCCGCGCGCGGGCCTGCTCTCGACGGAAGCGCGCCGGCGTGGTCTCGAACGCGGCGCGGAACGCGCGGGAAAACGCGGATTCCGACTGGTAAC carries:
- a CDS encoding recombinase family protein — encoded protein: MPETGELEKIDTQWADNRTVITRVGACLGVELKDGLSAWKRGVRRPGWERLLERVESGESDGIVVWHTDRLFRQPRDLETLIELGERGFKVYSAHGERDLADPDDRFILRIEVAHAARSSDDTSRRLKRRFATYREQGKDTGGQRRFGFPGRDTRWVPGPDETNADRPQVAGEQVERERAAIRDGAELLLSEDGSAQKVADLWNGRGLRSVNGLEFTADTATAIMKRQALGGFIVHHGAVAGRLPGVPVLDQRTFERVQALYAGRKRGRVAGKAHVGTGILRCAVCGRKLSARNNKEATYPEDGQWRYQYFCPKQRRGCGTVFIDGRAVDRELLAFTVARLLDEQHAREVSALQSRTSDRLGEVRAEITQIEGLQQALSERLGARRISLDAFDVANEPLATDLARLSAERFALTAQGPAGPTEAASAQTLADEWETGDIAERRAMLTRALGRDRMMVSPADRTGKRSFDRNRLRPLPPPEVP
- a CDS encoding LacI family DNA-binding transcriptional regulator, translated to MAGTGERSSIQSVADAAGVSPTTVSHALSGKRAVSPRTRERIFAAIEAQNYRPNMVAKGLRSRRTQSVALLLVDIANPYYPAVARAIHDVLAAEGYVSFIGNTDGDADTERKLLEEMVARGVDGVVMQPVALSAAEVREIAGPETALVITTTEAGEMPADAVLTDDVRGLTEAVTHLADQGVHELGFIGGFPGASAGPLRVDTFEAAIGGASVPEGWIEHATFTREGGEAAAARLLALPHRPRAILCANDLIAIGAVEATRAAGLRVPEDVAIVGFDDIDTASLVSPALTTVVNPAAAVGDACARTILWRVEHGPGAPYRKTVLPTHLVVRQSA
- a CDS encoding ADP-ribosylglycohydrolase family protein; the protein is MTRTSSRSTVELTEAYRHSTFDALRPKDLLADEVAQRRESGYDVDDVVRAANATDPEDRAAVLALVDRMADATRSADWPYEEPETLEDIRAAAGTPRVTAPDRDRYRDQVHAAWLGRIAGCNLGKPVESGDHWTVDRIRDYLQRTDSYPLSDYFLALDPMPQGFEFRENWPETTRGRVDGSARDDDIDYAILALHLLETHGRALRPEQVGQAWTSLFPVEQVYTAERAAYLNLVNGLRVPEVARFRNPYREWIGAQIRGDVFGYVNPGDPWAAAGLAYQDATLSHTGNGIYGEMWAAALVASAFTATGAAEAIDASLTVVPQGSRLHEAISHVVRLHAEGATWEATLEEIHAAYGHYAWIHTVNNAAAVTAALLWGDGDYTSAVGKVVMSGWDTDSNGATTGSVAGILAGTAALPAHLIEPLHDRTRSALFGFDNSVISELAERTTRFAPFA
- a CDS encoding ABC transporter substrate-binding protein, encoding MAGITRRRFLGAGGALGLTAALAACGSTAPGGADDVLTIWNNLDNAQQNDYFRTHFAEAYRGRYPVRFTAKSGGTIDRLIQTALAAGSGPSIIVTPGPSSFVSAYYSAGYLADLGPYEREYGWADVFAPWALAASRVGGKLVTLPTSYESMVLYTNPATVDRIGRPVPSTREEFEDFCTEAKGKGYVPVAAGNADYKGANEWFVGVALNHGAGPEAVYSALTGETKWTDPVFVEAIDRLASYFKKGWFGGDVGMYFTNSFPAIYQQLASGKAAAMISGTWEFANLTPYFGAAAGNDATWQWSTVPSLGEGVPKVVWDLAVGQSAGVNTNFRDTDAAAGYLNFLTTDRKTIVEGVERMNFEPAPIRLGAGDFSQRADPRIVDLYSRLSAAKSVGYTTWTFFPQRTETYLINYFENVITGRLSAREYCEGIASRFDTERAEGRVPTAPKPGGEL
- a CDS encoding carbohydrate ABC transporter permease, whose product is MTESTLVAPSQRRAAPAPRRGRLWGKLRDRRISGWLFLLPLLLFNLVVVLVPSGFSIWYSFTDWTGISGKANFIGFGNYASLVRDPEFVQGLVHNILWTLFFLIVPMVMGLFGAYALSRITRFRLLLRTLYFIPYIVASVVNSSIWRSILDPQNGLGDLLGINPLGDPDLALWTVEFVNNWAWWGFLVVVFFAAMQGVDRSLYEAATVDGAGAVRQFFSVTLPSIGPTFAFLGLMTIIWSFLAFDYVFILTQGGPAGSTDLLSTVAYRDAFTNLQGGYASAVGVVMALISGVVVTGYLIIRKVRKWET
- a CDS encoding carbohydrate ABC transporter permease, yielding MSTTAAPASPWLGPRGRFVLGRTTVYVVLTALAIFAVGPIVLFFFNALKTDSQYAEGALGLPKTWEWGNFTTAWTQANMGAGLVNSLVVVAGTIVLTCAVAACAAYALARIKVRGGSAFMTYLLVASALPSQLFLIPLFYLWAKAGLYDTRFGLILIYCGLFSPFATLLLRSFMLGLPRELEEAARVDGAGELRVFLRIVLPNVLPGLLTVALTTGLSAYNEFLFAVTMIQSDTAMPLSTTFFTFQQGFTQNFTLISAAGFIMIAPMLVLFLLLQRRFISGLANSGMGGM